CGCAGAATATCGGTATCAATATTTCTTTTCTTACAATGATGGCCAGGGAAGCGATGATGCCGCCTAATGCCAGGCTGCCCGTATCACCCATAAATACCTGTGCCGGGTAAGCGTTATACCAAAGGAAGCCTACGCACGCGCCCACAAAGGCCGCAATAAATATCGACAGCTCGCCCAGGTTCGGTATATACATGATATTCAGGTACTCTGCGAACTGTATGTTACCGCTCACGTACGCAAACACGCCCAAACATATACCGATGACCGCACTCACCCCAGAGGCCAATCCATCCAGCCCGTCCGTTAAGTTGGCGCCGTTGGAGATGAACACAATGATGAAGATCACGATCAGGATGTAAGGGATGAATGTGTATTTTGCCGCGTCAGGCCCCATCCATGAAATCAGTTTCGAGTAGTTGAACTCGTGGTTCTTTACAAAAGGGATCGTAGTGATAGGCGTTTTCACGTCTACGAAACGATGTCCGTCCTTCGTTACCCTTTCTTCCTTGCTGATCAGTTTTTCGTAAGAGGCGATCTGCGCTTTCGGGCCTTGTACCTCACGGGAAATCACTACGTTTTCATTGAAGTAAAGCGTGGTACCGATAATGAGGCCCAGGCCCACCTGGCCAATTACTTTGAAGCGACCCGCCAGGCCTTCTTTATTCTTTTTAAATACTTTGATATAGTCGTCGATAAAGCCGATCAATCCCAGCCAGATAGTACAAAGCAGTATCAGCAGGATGTACACGTTCAGTATTCTCGCGAACAACAGCGTTGGGATGAGGATGGCCGACAGGATAATAATACCACCCATCGTCGGCGTACCCTTCTTCAGGTTTTCACCTTGCAGGCCCAGGTCGCGGATAACTTCACCGATCTGTTTCTTTTGCAGGAAACGAACGATCGCCTTACCAAAAATCAATGAGATCACCAGTGACAGCAGCAAAGCCATTGTCACACGGAACGTGATGAACTGGAACATCCCCGTACCGCTGATATTAAATTCCTTTTTTAGATAGTCGAATAAGTAGTACAACATAAAATGGTGATCTGAAGGCGTATATTCTGTTTAATGAGTGATTTATTTTTCCAGTATTTCGAATGTTTCTTTCAGTACCTGTTTATCGTCGAACGAATGTTTTACCCCCTGTATCTCCTGGTATTTCTCGTGGCCTTTGCCGGCTACCAGCACAATGTCTTCCCGGCCTGCCAGCGATATGGCCGTTTTAATCGCTTCTCTGCGATCCACGATCGACAATACCTTTTTCTTAAGATGAACGGGCACACCCGCTTCCATTTCTTTAATGATCTGTGCCGGGTCTTCGGAGCGGGGGTTGTCAGAAGTGAAGATCACTTTATCGCTATGCTCCACCGCTACCAGTGCCATGATCGGACGCTTCGTTGTGTCCCTGTCGCCGCCGCAACCTACTACTGTGATCACCTGCTCGTGGCCCTGGCGTAACTTTTTGATCGTGGCCAGTACGTTCAGCAGTGCATCCGGTGTATGCGCGTAGTCTACGATGCCAATGATCCGTTCTGTGGCAGATGTGATATAGTCGAACCGTCCTTCTGCACCCGGCAAATCGCTGAGCGCCTGCAGTACCTCATCTTTATCTTTACCAAGCAAGACTGCCGCACCGTATACGGCTAACAGGTTGTATGCATTAAATTCTCCAATAAGCCTGAAATGCACTTCCTTTTCACCAATGTTCAAAATCAGCCCGGTGATGTTATTCTCCAGGATCTTGGCTTTGAAGTTGGCCAGGCTGCGCAGACTGTAAGTCATTTTATTGGCCCTGGTATTCTGTAACATCACACTCCCGCGCCTGTCGTCAATATTGGTGAGGGCAAAAGCGGAAGCCGGGAGGTTATCGAAAAAGGACTTTTTCACTTTCAGGTATTCGTCGAAAGTTTTATGATAGTCCAGGTGATCGTGTGTAATGTTGCTGAAGATGCCGCCTGCGAACTTCAGACCGGCGATGCGGTGCTGATGAATGGCGTGGGAGCTTACCTCCATAAATGCGTACTCGCAGCCGTCGTGCACCATATCGGCCAGTAAAGCCTGCAGGTTAATGGCATCCGGCGTAGTGTGCGTAGCCGGAATAATCTTTTCACCGATCTGGTTCTGTACGGTGCTGAGCAGGCCGCAATGGAAACCCATCTTG
This genomic interval from Chitinophaga horti contains the following:
- the mraY gene encoding phospho-N-acetylmuramoyl-pentapeptide-transferase, with the protein product MLYYLFDYLKKEFNISGTGMFQFITFRVTMALLLSLVISLIFGKAIVRFLQKKQIGEVIRDLGLQGENLKKGTPTMGGIIILSAILIPTLLFARILNVYILLILLCTIWLGLIGFIDDYIKVFKKNKEGLAGRFKVIGQVGLGLIIGTTLYFNENVVISREVQGPKAQIASYEKLISKEERVTKDGHRFVDVKTPITTIPFVKNHEFNYSKLISWMGPDAAKYTFIPYILIVIFIIVFISNGANLTDGLDGLASGVSAVIGICLGVFAYVSGNIQFAEYLNIMYIPNLGELSIFIAAFVGACVGFLWYNAYPAQVFMGDTGSLALGGIIASLAIIVRKEILIPIFCGVFLVENMSVILQVTYFKYTKKKYGEGRRIFKMSPLHHHYQKLGYHESKIATRFWIVAIMCAVVSIATLKMR
- a CDS encoding UDP-N-acetylmuramoyl-L-alanyl-D-glutamate--2,6-diaminopimelate ligase gives rise to the protein MKSLQEILYNVHITAIHGNREVNVHALHIDSRQVKAGDVFFAIKGVQADGHQYIAKAQELGAAVIVCEVLPATLKEDVCYVQVASSGEAAGVMAGNYYDNPSQKLTLVGVTGTNGKTTIATILFRLFSKMGFHCGLLSTVQNQIGEKIIPATHTTPDAINLQALLADMVHDGCEYAFMEVSSHAIHQHRIAGLKFAGGIFSNITHDHLDYHKTFDEYLKVKKSFFDNLPASAFALTNIDDRRGSVMLQNTRANKMTYSLRSLANFKAKILENNITGLILNIGEKEVHFRLIGEFNAYNLLAVYGAAVLLGKDKDEVLQALSDLPGAEGRFDYITSATERIIGIVDYAHTPDALLNVLATIKKLRQGHEQVITVVGCGGDRDTTKRPIMALVAVEHSDKVIFTSDNPRSEDPAQIIKEMEAGVPVHLKKKVLSIVDRREAIKTAISLAGREDIVLVAGKGHEKYQEIQGVKHSFDDKQVLKETFEILEK